The DNA sequence TTCCATCACTGCGCTGCCGACCGCCGATGTTGGGCCGATCATCGTGAAGGAAGTCTGCGAGGTATGGCGCTGGTCGGCCAGCGCCTATTTCACAGGCTATCGCAGCCCCCTTTGCGGTCGACCGATGGATGGACATACGACAACCCCGCTGGCGTCGGAGATCAGTGCCGTTGGCGGCACGTTGAGCAAGACGGCCTATGCGGGTCTGTGGGGCTATGCCCAGGAGAATGGCCTTGTCTTAACGCAGGCGAACTGGACTACCAACATTGGCGGCCACTATTTCGTTGATGTCGATGCGGCCACCTTCCGAGTTCCGGATTTGCGCAACGTGTTCCGTCGTTACAGCGGCACCGATGCCGACACCTTGGCTGCCCGCGCTCTCGGTTCGTATAAGGCCGATACCCTGAAGTCCCATGTCCACGGCCTCGGTGGAAACGGAGCGTGGGTCGATGCCAGCGGGACCTATGCAGTAAATGCAGGGGGAGCGACTGTGAACTTGTCCCGTTCTACGCTAACAGGCGCGGCAGGTACCGCTGAAACGGCGCCTCGGCACACTGCATTCAACCCCGTCATCCACATTTGATCTGTATCTCCGGGTGATCAATGCTCGCCCGTTATCAAATTTCTGAAAGGTAAGTAATGAGTTCGATAACCGTCTACCAGGCAGATGCGCTGGGATTCTTCCTGTACCCGACCCAAGCCTTTGAGCTGCCCCTACAGCCGGGCGACTTCAATATTCCCTACGGCGCCTTGATCGAGGAGCCGCCGGCCGCGCCGCAAGGCTATGTTGCCCGTGTTGTTGGCAGCGGATGGCAGCTGGTAGAAGACCATCGTCAGGACCGGCTCTTCTATGTGCTGCAGCCAGCCGCTGGCGATGAGCTGGCCATGTTCGCGGAATATCTTATCGGCAGCCAGGTGGTGCTCGATGGTCAGGAACTGCGCTACGACGGTGGTGGCCCGGTGCCGGCCTGGCTCATATCGCAGTTGCCGGAAAAGGGGCGGCTGCTCGTTCCGTCGCTGGAATGACCTTCCAGTAGTGCAGACGTCTGCACAGCACGGCCGCCATTTTGGCGGCTTTTTCATTTCTTTCGGGGACATACATGCCAGAACCAACAACAGGGGCAGTGATCGGCGCCGGCTCGGGGGCGTTTGCCGTCGGCACCATCACCATTACAGGGTCATTCCTGGGGCTGCAGTACGAGATGCTGCTGGCAGGGCTGGCCGGTGGCCTGGCCATGCTCTCCAGCCTGCCTCCAGTATCCCGCCCTCGGGCGGTCATGATCCTGATCACCAGCGCGCTCATGGGAGGCTACGTCGGCCCTATGCTGCACGCCTGGGCGATCCAGTCGGATGCGTTCGCCTGGTCCGGGAAATACTCCGAGGCCACGCGGCTCTGCAGCGGCTTCCTGATCGGGGCAAGTTCGCAGACGGTTATTCCGCTGGCACTGGGGTGGATGCGTACCAAATTCGGAGGGGGCAACATCAACCAGGAGCCATCCAAATGATCAAGATCCTGCTCGCTACCGACTACCTGCTGGTCGTCAACTTCCTGGCCAGCCTCGCGCTCTTCCTCCACTGCGTCTTCGCGCTGAACCGAATGAACCATCGCAGCAATCACCTGGTGCGTGCGTGGTACGTCATCTCGGCCGTGGGGGCATTCGGGGTGATCACCGGGCCGCTGTACGGCTATATCAGTCCGCAGCCGGCCGAGGTGATCTCGAACGTCGGGGTGGCCGGCCTGTTGGCCGGTGGGTGGATCTATCGCAACCGTCGTGCAACCGATATCGGAGAGCCAAGATGATACTCACGCTTGCCCAGCTCCAACGCATCATGCCCGCTTCCACGCGGGCATCGTTGTTTTTGAAGCCCCTCAACGCAGCCATGCAGGAATTCGGGATCGATACGCGCCTGCGCATGGCGGCCTTCCTGTCACAGATCGGCCATGAGTCGGGTCAGTTTCGCTTCATGGAGGAGCTGGCCAGTGGCGCCGCCTATGACAACCGGGCAGATCTCGGAAACACCAATCCGGAGGCGATCCGGATCGCGACTGCTCACGGCTCGACGCCGGGCCGCTTCTGGAAAGGGCACGGCCCGATCCAGATCACCGGCTACCACAACCACCTGGCCGCGATGCTGGCGCTGCACGTGGATTGCGTGGAGCAGCCCCGGCTGCTGTGCGAGCCGGTCCACGGGTGTCGCGCTGCCGGCTGGTTCTGGTCGGTCAATGGCTTGGCCAAGTGGGCGGATGCCGGCGACATCGATGGCGTGAGTGACCTAGTCAACCGGGGCAAGAAAACGGTGGCCATCGGCGATGCAAATGGCTTTGCCGAGCGCAAGGCCATCTGGGAGCGTGCCTTGGAGGTGATCTCATGAACCGAATCCAGAACTTCGGCGCTGTGGTGCTGGCCCTCTGCCTGGGCCTGATTGGCGGCTACCTATGGGGTGGCCACCGCCAGGCGCAGATCGATGAGGGCAGGGAGGCGACGGTTAGCGAGCTGCACGCCATTGCCCTGGCCAGCGCCACCGAACGTTACCGAGAGGCAGAGCGGGGAGGCCAGCAGGCCTTCGCCAACATGACGGCCGCTCTTCAAAAGGAGAAAGACAATGCAAAAAAACGGATGGATGTTTTGCGTGATGAGCTGCGCACTGGTGCTGTGCGCCTGTCAGTCGCCGTCGACGCGGCTAGTGCAGCCACCGCTGCCCAAGCTGCCGCCGCTGGAGATCGAGAAGCGCGAGCCGACCTTCTGCCAGCGGCTGCTGGGCGAATTCTCGATTTCGCCCTCGAAGGCGATGACATCGTGCGGGACCTCAACGCCTGCATCGACAAGTACCACCGCGCAGAGCAGGTGATCGAACATGCAGGAATGTAGTTAGGTGGGGGTATGGCCGGTCGTGATCAAATCTTCTTCACGGGTGGTATTTCATGTTCCTTTACGATGGCTTGAAGCGCTTTTACGATCTGCTTGCATGTCATGAAATGTACTATTCCGGATCTCTGATTTCCTCTGGTGAGCATGCCGGAGAAGCAAGGAAGGGTCACGATATCGTCTAAGTGAGAAAGCTGAAAAACAGGTGATCCACTAAATCCGTCAAAGGAGGGAAATTTCTCTGCATTGTTGACCGTGAGTCCGTGGAGCCCACTATCTGACAGGTTTCCGTCAAGTAGAAATGCATCTCCTGTCACGCCAACGCTATGAATCTGCTTTTCGGAGTATTCGCGTAACTGATGTGGATAGCCACGAAAGGCATAGTTGAAGTTAGGGTTTAAAAGTGTAAAGCTGTCGTCGATCGTAATTTTTGCTGGATAGGTGGCTCCGAGCGACCCGATATCGAGCTGATCGGCGTCGATCTCCAGAATAGTTATGTCTGATAGCTCTTCGTCAGTTCCACCGTGAGGCAATAACTCAAAACGGCGGTTGAATGGCAACATTCTGGCTTGTTTTGGATCATATTGTGCTGCCAGCTGGGTAACTGTGTAACTCTTGAAATAAGTGTGCTTTGCGGTGATCACAAAATAACGCTCATAAAAGTCGGCGATAAAGCAACTCCCTAAAACAGAATAGGGAAACTGCTTGTCGTTGTTTATTGCAATTAGGGGACGCACGCAAGTGAACACATCCATTAACGGTCGAAAATCACTCATTCGGGTCAGACTAATAAGTGGGGTTAGAGGGCGAGCACGGACCTGTTGAGGTAAAGCTTTTGGCTCATCTCCCACTGACCGGCCTAAGAATTCCCGCAACGCGGTTCCTTCGATACGTCGTATTGAGGGGCTGTATTTTCGTGACAAGTCTAGTTCATGCCTTAGACTAGGCGAACTGTGTTTGTATACAGTGTTTTTACTGGCGTGAAGCAAAAATCAATGTGCCATCTGGACTTAGGGCGCAGATTTTCGAAGAGCTACGATTGCTATGCGTGCAAAATCCGACGCCTGAAATGCGGGCTACGCTATGGAAAATCTGGCGTTTGAAGCAGTGTATTTGGGATTTCCATGAGATCGTATTCTTCTTTAGCGAAGGACGCTGACGGC is a window from the Herbaspirillum rubrisubalbicans genome containing:
- a CDS encoding restriction endonuclease, whose amino-acid sequence is MPEPTTGAVIGAGSGAFAVGTITITGSFLGLQYEMLLAGLAGGLAMLSSLPPVSRPRAVMILITSALMGGYVGPMLHAWAIQSDAFAWSGKYSEATRLCSGFLIGASSQTVIPLALGWMRTKFGGGNINQEPSK
- a CDS encoding glycoside hydrolase family 19 protein, with protein sequence MILTLAQLQRIMPASTRASLFLKPLNAAMQEFGIDTRLRMAAFLSQIGHESGQFRFMEELASGAAYDNRADLGNTNPEAIRIATAHGSTPGRFWKGHGPIQITGYHNHLAAMLALHVDCVEQPRLLCEPVHGCRAAGWFWSVNGLAKWADAGDIDGVSDLVNRGKKTVAIGDANGFAERKAIWERALEVIS
- a CDS encoding lysis system i-spanin subunit Rz — its product is MNRIQNFGAVVLALCLGLIGGYLWGGHRQAQIDEGREATVSELHAIALASATERYREAERGGQQAFANMTAALQKEKDNAKKRMDVLRDELRTGAVRLSVAVDAASAATAAQAAAAGDREARADLLPAAAGRILDFALEGDDIVRDLNACIDKYHRAEQVIEHAGM